A genomic region of Tissierella sp. contains the following coding sequences:
- the cysK gene encoding cysteine synthase A, whose protein sequence is MILNNIYEAIGRTPIIKLNNLKEEGAAEILVKVESFNPSGSVKDRASLYMIEAAEREGLLTKGGTIIEPTSGNTGVGLAMIGAAKGYNVILVMPDTMSIERRKLMLAYGAKIILTEGKKGMIGSVELAERLARDNNYFMPNQFGNENNKIAHYETTAMEILEDTEGNIDAFVAGVGTGGTVSGVGKKMKELNKDILIVAAQPAKSPVLTGGAPSGHKIQGLGANFIPGIYDKEVVDEVLDIDEQISYEYSRRLAMEEGILSGISAGANIAAASIIAKRLGEGKRVLTVIPDTGERYLSTDLFNGE, encoded by the coding sequence ATGATATTAAATAATATTTACGAAGCAATAGGAAGAACACCAATCATTAAACTAAATAACTTAAAGGAAGAAGGAGCAGCAGAAATACTGGTAAAGGTTGAATCCTTTAATCCATCAGGTAGCGTAAAGGATAGAGCATCTTTATACATGATAGAAGCTGCAGAGAGAGAAGGTTTGTTAACTAAAGGTGGAACAATAATAGAACCCACTAGTGGAAATACTGGAGTAGGTCTTGCTATGATAGGAGCAGCAAAAGGCTACAATGTGATTTTAGTTATGCCAGATACTATGAGTATTGAAAGAAGAAAACTAATGCTTGCATATGGAGCAAAGATTATACTAACTGAAGGCAAAAAGGGAATGATAGGTTCAGTAGAGCTAGCAGAAAGATTAGCTAGGGATAATAATTATTTTATGCCAAATCAGTTTGGAAATGAAAATAATAAAATAGCTCACTATGAAACAACTGCTATGGAAATATTAGAAGATACAGAGGGGAATATAGATGCTTTTGTAGCGGGGGTTGGAACAGGAGGCACTGTGTCAGGAGTAGGTAAAAAAATGAAAGAATTAAATAAGGATATACTAATTGTTGCAGCTCAACCAGCGAAATCTCCTGTCTTAACAGGAGGTGCTCCATCAGGTCATAAAATCCAAGGTTTAGGTGCAAACTTTATTCCTGGTATATATGATAAAGAAGTAGTAGATGAGGTATTAGATATTGATGAACAAATATCCTATGAATATTCAAGGAGATTGGCAATGGAAGAAGGAATACTTTCTGGTATATCAGCTGGAGCTAATATAGCTGCGGCATCAATTATAGCAAAAAGATTAGGAGAAGGGAAAAGAGTACTAACTGTTATTCCAGATACAGGAGAAAGGTATTTATCTACAGATCTCTTTAATGGAGAGTGA
- a CDS encoding response regulator transcription factor produces the protein MDYINILLVEDEKNISDVIKVYLAKEKYNVFFADDGEMALDLFNTNHIHLIILDLMIPKISGEEVCKKIRSISDVPIIMLTAKTHEDDRIEGLSIGADDYVLKPFSPRELISRVKALLRRSYPNSRPSAEKLSFNNGDLEIEVDKMIVRKNKESITLTTNEFKILLALVSNSNHVLSREQLIEFSLGHEYNGFDRTIDTYIKNIRQKIESNPKSPEYIHTVYGTGYKFGIDK, from the coding sequence TTGGATTACATAAACATTTTATTAGTAGAAGATGAAAAAAATATTTCCGATGTTATTAAAGTCTATTTAGCAAAAGAAAAATATAATGTCTTTTTCGCTGATGATGGAGAAATGGCTCTAGATTTATTTAATACTAATCATATTCACTTGATTATATTAGATCTTATGATACCAAAAATTTCAGGTGAAGAAGTGTGCAAAAAAATAAGATCTATTTCCGATGTGCCAATTATTATGTTAACTGCTAAAACTCACGAAGATGATAGAATTGAAGGCTTATCCATAGGAGCAGATGATTATGTATTAAAGCCTTTTAGTCCTAGGGAATTAATTAGTCGAGTAAAAGCATTACTTAGAAGATCTTATCCTAATTCTAGACCTTCAGCTGAAAAACTTAGTTTTAATAATGGAGATTTGGAAATTGAAGTAGATAAAATGATAGTTAGAAAGAATAAGGAAAGTATTACCCTTACAACAAATGAATTCAAAATCTTATTGGCTCTTGTATCTAACTCAAACCATGTTCTTTCAAGGGAGCAACTAATTGAATTTTCACTAGGTCATGAGTACAATGGGTTCGACAGAACCATAGACACTTATATAAAAAACATTAGACAAAAAATTGAAAGCAATCCCAAATCACCAGAATACATTCATACAGTATATGGAACTGGATATAAGTTCGGGATAGATAAATAA
- a CDS encoding HAMP domain-containing sensor histidine kinase: protein MKLSGKLTLSFTFIILVSIIIISFISNLMINNRFENYLVEEQQSKLQQIRDEINDLYNKNGYILYEREINSYASLENVYIEIRDLSGNILYTSTNRNGMGGMHRRMMRIHDMPEGNYVEKSGPLLEGDKEVGKLIIGYIDNAYLSESAIIFKDTLSKSFFVSAILTVLLGLIISTILSRSLTRPLLKIRDTATEIRKGNLNKKSNVNTNTIEILELSDSINYLGETLARQENIRKKYASNISHELRTPLTTLKSHLEAIMDGVWDPNEEHLDILMKEIDRLSNLVDDLKDSFRAEELEFVLNKTRFNISNELNDIIMSFIPLYNKKGFAIESSIEDHIEIIMDKDKLKQIMYNLLFNSIKYLDKDGKVLLELIKDKNNVIIRVIDNGIGIEKKDLPFVFDRFYRSDISKNKDTNGTGLGLSIVKSIVEAHNGTISIESIYGEVTKVSITLPLGF, encoded by the coding sequence ATGAAACTTTCTGGAAAGCTTACTCTATCTTTTACATTTATAATCCTTGTTTCCATTATAATCATTAGCTTTATATCAAATCTAATGATTAATAATAGGTTTGAAAATTATCTTGTAGAAGAGCAACAGAGTAAACTTCAACAAATACGCGATGAGATAAATGATTTATATAATAAAAATGGTTATATACTCTATGAAAGAGAAATTAATTCCTATGCTTCTCTCGAAAATGTATATATTGAGATTAGGGATTTAAGTGGTAATATCCTATATACATCCACAAATAGAAATGGAATGGGTGGTATGCATAGACGAATGATGAGAATACATGATATGCCTGAAGGAAATTATGTAGAAAAATCTGGTCCTCTCCTTGAAGGAGATAAAGAGGTTGGTAAACTAATTATTGGATATATTGATAATGCTTATTTAAGCGAATCTGCTATTATTTTTAAAGACACTCTTAGTAAATCTTTTTTCGTATCAGCTATACTTACTGTTCTCCTTGGATTAATAATTAGTACCATATTATCTAGATCCTTGACTAGACCATTATTAAAAATTAGAGATACGGCAACTGAGATACGTAAAGGTAATCTTAATAAAAAATCTAATGTAAATACTAACACAATAGAAATTCTAGAATTATCAGATTCAATTAATTATTTAGGGGAAACCTTAGCTAGACAAGAGAATATTAGAAAAAAATATGCCTCTAATATTTCCCACGAGCTTAGGACTCCCCTCACCACACTTAAAAGTCATTTGGAAGCCATTATGGATGGAGTATGGGATCCTAATGAAGAACATTTAGATATCTTAATGAAAGAAATAGACAGGTTATCTAATTTGGTTGATGACCTCAAAGATTCCTTTCGAGCTGAGGAGTTGGAATTTGTTTTAAATAAGACTAGATTTAATATTTCTAATGAACTTAATGATATTATAATGTCTTTTATTCCTTTATATAACAAGAAAGGATTTGCAATTGAAAGTAGTATAGAAGATCATATTGAAATCATTATGGATAAAGATAAGCTTAAACAAATAATGTACAATCTCCTCTTCAATTCTATTAAATATCTGGACAAAGATGGTAAGGTCCTATTGGAATTAATAAAAGACAAGAATAATGTTATTATTAGAGTAATTGACAATGGTATCGGGATAGAAAAAAAAGACCTACCTTTTGTCTTCGATAGGTTCTATAGGTCTGATATTTCAAAAAATAAAGATACTAATGGAACAGGTCTTGGATTATCCATTGTAAAATCCATAGTTGAAGCTCATAATGGTACAATAAGTATAGAAAGTATATATGGAGAAGTAACGAAGGTTTCCATAACCCTCCCCTTAGGTTTTTAA
- a CDS encoding endospore germination permease: protein MMEKISTRQVIFVIIISRIANFITIMPIIHMGPANQDIWIMVLASVFYGILLIIPILFLSSRFSNLTIVGYMEKIFGKIIGKVIGILYGIFFIRTAIVFYYITIQMIRTTFMTEMAPIIIILILMAVCMYSIPKGFEVLARVGELFGPIIIVSLIIFMLLGFNNIDLTILLPVYRDSGFLSINRGAIEIAILSTDIYILAMNSPQLENKKDLIKIVIKSITYSLLIILMMIVVTQTSLGIEQAKHSNYPFLTYVRMVRTYSIFERIESAFLTTWLSAMTIRIISYLYISSAAFKEIFKKKKINISAYAIIAVSAAITYYFADINPIWLEIAVPKLLEYIYNSIFNLGIPVIAVIVYFFRRKTFEKQEKLSN from the coding sequence ATGATGGAGAAAATATCAACAAGGCAAGTAATCTTTGTTATTATTATTAGTAGAATAGCCAATTTTATAACTATTATGCCTATAATTCACATGGGGCCTGCCAACCAAGATATATGGATAATGGTTCTAGCTTCCGTTTTCTATGGTATTTTATTAATTATACCTATATTATTTTTATCTAGTAGGTTTAGTAACTTAACAATTGTTGGATATATGGAAAAAATATTTGGCAAGATAATCGGAAAAGTTATTGGAATACTTTACGGAATATTTTTCATAAGGACTGCAATAGTATTTTACTATATAACAATTCAAATGATAAGAACTACCTTTATGACAGAAATGGCTCCAATTATAATTATATTAATTTTAATGGCGGTTTGCATGTATTCAATTCCCAAGGGTTTTGAGGTTTTAGCTAGGGTTGGAGAATTATTTGGTCCTATAATTATAGTCAGCCTCATTATTTTCATGCTCCTCGGATTTAATAATATTGATTTAACCATATTATTACCAGTATACAGGGATTCAGGCTTTTTAAGTATTAATCGAGGTGCCATAGAAATTGCTATCTTATCTACTGATATATATATATTGGCTATGAATAGTCCACAGCTTGAAAATAAAAAGGATTTAATTAAAATTGTAATAAAAAGTATTACATATTCTCTATTAATTATACTGATGATGATAGTAGTAACACAAACCTCTTTAGGGATAGAGCAAGCTAAGCATTCTAATTATCCATTTCTAACATATGTTAGAATGGTTAGGACCTACTCCATATTTGAGAGAATAGAGTCTGCTTTCTTAACTACATGGTTATCAGCAATGACCATCAGGATTATTTCCTATCTTTATATTTCAAGTGCTGCCTTTAAAGAAATATTTAAGAAGAAAAAGATAAATATATCTGCATATGCGATAATTGCAGTGTCTGCTGCTATAACTTACTATTTTGCTGATATAAATCCTATATGGCTTGAGATAGCTGTTCCAAAGCTTCTGGAATATATTTATAATAGTATATTTAATCTGGGTATTCCTGTAATAGCTGTTATAGTATATTTCTTTAGAAGAAAGACATTTGAAAAACAAGAGAAGTTATCAAATTAA
- a CDS encoding Ger(x)C family spore germination protein — MKEMMKTNKTINKLIIVIYLVISSTFLSSCVTEIGGKEIDRIAIVTLLGIDIEDGKVVVTCEVVNPPSSANSNNSASSNSSSQSFVYPQGKGDTVREAINDINLHFDKKIFLSHSNLLIIGEELAKRGITDLMDFFMRDNEPREDMYVVVAKGAKAYDIIGVKVGAGKATGNYLYDILNNFPYNAKSINISFAEIYRYFYDVSNEPVIGVVQIKEVKQFDVEIQKKEPTIKVLDVSGGAALKRDYLLGYFTADEMIGFNFIVSKIRGGSIVFRTPDGSKEGVSIIGEDGKFTTVNIIKSKTKRHISVKDGEIHLSVNVKLRVELNELNQAINASNPETISRIEEACSKKVKELISATLDKGQKEFKQDNFSTGVVVHQQHPKLWKEIGKNWEEIFPEISYDVNVETTMVKSGLINTPANVRKRR; from the coding sequence ATGAAAGAAATGATGAAAACAAATAAAACTATTAATAAGTTAATTATAGTTATATATCTAGTAATATCATCTACATTTCTATCCAGTTGTGTCACAGAGATTGGAGGAAAAGAGATAGATAGAATAGCTATAGTCACATTATTAGGTATTGATATTGAAGATGGGAAGGTAGTGGTCACATGTGAAGTAGTAAATCCCCCATCCAGTGCCAATTCCAATAATTCTGCATCAAGTAATTCAAGTTCACAATCCTTTGTATATCCACAGGGTAAGGGAGATACAGTAAGGGAAGCGATAAATGACATAAACCTACATTTTGATAAAAAAATATTTCTATCTCATAGTAATTTACTTATTATAGGAGAAGAATTAGCTAAAAGAGGTATAACTGATTTAATGGATTTTTTTATGAGAGATAATGAACCAAGGGAAGATATGTATGTAGTAGTTGCCAAGGGAGCTAAGGCTTATGATATCATAGGAGTTAAGGTTGGGGCTGGAAAAGCTACAGGGAATTATCTGTATGATATCCTAAATAATTTTCCATATAATGCAAAAAGTATTAACATTAGCTTTGCAGAAATTTATAGGTATTTTTATGATGTAAGTAATGAGCCAGTTATTGGTGTTGTTCAAATTAAAGAAGTAAAGCAATTTGATGTAGAAATACAAAAAAAAGAGCCTACAATAAAGGTTTTAGATGTATCTGGTGGAGCAGCACTAAAAAGAGATTATTTATTGGGATATTTCACTGCAGATGAAATGATAGGGTTTAATTTTATTGTAAGTAAAATACGAGGAGGTTCCATTGTATTTAGAACTCCTGATGGTTCAAAGGAAGGCGTTTCAATTATTGGAGAAGATGGAAAGTTTACTACAGTAAATATTATAAAATCCAAGACAAAAAGACATATAAGTGTAAAAGATGGTGAAATACATCTAAGTGTAAATGTCAAACTACGGGTAGAATTAAATGAATTAAATCAGGCAATAAATGCAAGTAACCCTGAAACCATATCTAGGATTGAGGAGGCTTGTTCTAAAAAGGTTAAGGAACTTATATCAGCTACATTAGATAAAGGTCAAAAAGAGTTTAAACAGGACAATTTTAGCACTGGTGTGGTGGTTCATCAACAACATCCTAAGCTATGGAAGGAAATAGGAAAGAATTGGGAGGAGATATTTCCAGAAATAAGTTATGATGTGAATGTGGAGACTACAATGGTAAAATCAGGTCTTATAAACACTCCTGCTAATGTAAGGAAAAGGAGATAG
- a CDS encoding spore germination protein — MISKNLEKNREELKSIFNNSSDLVLYEFDTLCSSKAMVGYIEGIVDKNGLQNSLIKPLIQDLTSPNDVLSTVPISGTEEVYDMKLISQCIMIGSLVLFIEDMEVAYLFDLGFTERRAISEPTSERLIRGSREGFVEDINVNKSLIRSRIRNTNLVFEKYNLGTETNTEVSLVYMNNIVNPDILDELRRRIRKISLSHILDSGYIEREIEDSPKSVIATISYTERPDIVAAKILEGRIAIICDGTPIVLTLPRIFIEKLHTVEDYSFKPQYGTYMRLLRLVALLISTFLPGFVVALKSFHHEMIPSKLLMSMAMGREGVPFTSLIEALLMILFFEFMKESSLRIPGNIGPAVTTISGLVLGQTAVQAGLVGPIMVITVGITGIAEFILPRDKETIVIYRLVYLFLGGILGLFGIICGIVITIVHLVSLRSFGVPYMYPIAPYDREGMKDFIMMRPMKEMNYRPRNIANKKQRKRNERNDENK; from the coding sequence ATGATTTCGAAAAATTTAGAAAAGAATAGAGAAGAATTAAAAAGTATATTCAATAACTCTAGTGATTTAGTCTTATATGAGTTTGATACCTTATGTAGCTCAAAGGCTATGGTTGGATATATTGAAGGGATTGTAGACAAAAATGGATTACAGAATAGCTTGATAAAGCCATTGATTCAGGATTTGACTTCTCCCAATGATGTATTATCAACAGTTCCTATTTCAGGAACAGAAGAAGTATATGATATGAAGTTAATTTCACAGTGCATTATGATTGGGAGTCTGGTCTTATTTATAGAAGATATGGAAGTAGCATATTTATTTGACTTAGGTTTCACTGAGAGAAGGGCAATATCTGAACCAACTAGTGAAAGGCTAATAAGAGGATCAAGGGAAGGATTTGTAGAGGACATTAATGTAAATAAATCACTTATAAGAAGTAGGATAAGAAATACTAACTTAGTATTTGAGAAGTATAATTTAGGTACAGAAACAAATACTGAAGTTTCCTTAGTATATATGAATAATATAGTAAATCCAGATATTTTAGATGAGTTAAGAAGAAGAATACGAAAGATTAGTTTAAGTCATATATTAGATTCAGGATATATAGAACGTGAGATTGAAGATTCGCCAAAATCTGTGATTGCAACTATTTCATATACTGAAAGACCTGACATAGTAGCCGCAAAGATACTAGAAGGTAGAATTGCAATTATCTGTGATGGTACACCAATAGTTCTAACTTTACCAAGGATATTTATAGAGAAATTGCATACAGTAGAGGACTATTCTTTTAAACCTCAGTATGGAACCTATATGAGACTGCTAAGACTTGTGGCATTATTAATATCCACATTTTTGCCAGGATTTGTTGTAGCATTAAAATCCTTTCATCATGAAATGATTCCTTCTAAACTCCTAATGTCTATGGCTATGGGTAGAGAAGGAGTACCGTTTACATCATTAATAGAAGCACTTTTGATGATTTTATTTTTTGAATTTATGAAGGAATCTTCATTACGAATACCTGGTAATATAGGACCAGCAGTAACTACCATTAGTGGTTTGGTATTGGGGCAGACAGCTGTACAAGCGGGATTAGTAGGACCTATTATGGTAATTACTGTAGGAATCACTGGTATAGCAGAATTTATTCTTCCACGTGATAAGGAAACCATAGTAATTTATAGACTTGTATATCTTTTTCTAGGTGGGATATTGGGATTATTTGGAATTATCTGTGGAATTGTAATAACAATTGTACATCTTGTTTCTCTGCGATCCTTTGGGGTTCCTTATATGTATCCTATAGCCCCTTATGATAGAGAAGGTATGAAGGATTTCATTATGATGAGACCTATGAAGGAAATGAATTATAGACCAAGAAATATTGCAAATAAAAAGCAGAGAAAAAGGAATGAAAGAAATGATGAAAACAAATAA
- a CDS encoding amidohydrolase produces MSLLIKNIDVVSMDGKNEVIKNTNIYICNNEIMHIGEVRQDMEVERIIDGKNKLAMPGLINSHTHIGMSLLRNFADDLPLYDWLTKKIWPIEAKMNKDDIYWGSLLSMVEMIQGGTTAFCDMYDFMDEVGKGVVESGMRGVLTRGMIEEEGKNQIKLDVTRKLYKDWHGKANGRIKVMVAPHAPYTCSPDFLQEAVSLAKELNTGIHIHLSETKKEVEDSFKLHGKSPIKHVYDLGLLDLPTIAAHCVHIDDDDIEIIKEKNVFPVNNPGSNLKLASGFSPVDKMLMRGISVALGTDGSSSNNNLNMFEEINLAAIINKAVNLDAVSVPAISALEMATINGAKALQWDKEIGSIEAGKKADMILIDTDKPHLYPHHNIISSLAYSVQASDVDTVIVDGNIIMEKREIKTLDVEKIKFMAEKHAKDLMNR; encoded by the coding sequence ATGAGTCTATTAATTAAGAATATAGATGTAGTGTCTATGGATGGAAAAAATGAAGTAATAAAAAACACAAATATTTACATTTGCAATAATGAAATAATGCATATTGGTGAAGTTAGACAAGATATGGAAGTAGAAAGAATAATTGATGGAAAAAACAAATTAGCAATGCCTGGATTAATCAATTCCCATACACATATTGGTATGTCTTTACTCAGAAATTTTGCAGATGATCTTCCGCTTTATGATTGGCTGACAAAAAAGATTTGGCCAATAGAAGCTAAAATGAATAAAGACGATATATATTGGGGATCACTCCTGAGTATGGTTGAGATGATTCAGGGAGGAACAACAGCATTTTGTGATATGTATGATTTCATGGATGAAGTAGGTAAGGGAGTAGTAGAATCAGGGATGAGAGGTGTCCTCACTAGGGGAATGATAGAAGAAGAAGGGAAAAATCAAATTAAACTTGATGTAACAAGAAAATTATATAAGGATTGGCACGGAAAGGCTAATGGTAGAATTAAGGTAATGGTAGCACCACATGCTCCATATACTTGTAGTCCGGATTTTTTACAAGAAGCTGTCAGTCTAGCTAAAGAATTAAATACAGGTATCCATATACATCTTTCTGAAACTAAGAAAGAAGTAGAAGATAGCTTTAAACTACATGGGAAATCACCAATAAAGCATGTATATGATTTAGGATTATTAGATTTACCTACTATAGCAGCTCATTGTGTTCACATAGATGATGATGATATAGAGATAATCAAAGAAAAAAATGTATTTCCTGTAAACAACCCAGGTAGCAATTTAAAACTAGCCTCTGGATTTTCACCAGTAGATAAGATGCTAATGAGAGGAATTTCAGTGGCATTAGGTACAGATGGATCTTCAAGTAACAATAACCTTAATATGTTTGAAGAAATAAATCTAGCAGCTATAATCAATAAAGCAGTAAATCTAGATGCAGTATCAGTTCCAGCCATATCAGCTTTAGAGATGGCAACTATAAACGGTGCAAAGGCTTTGCAATGGGATAAAGAAATAGGCTCAATAGAAGCAGGTAAAAAGGCAGATATGATATTGATAGATACAGATAAACCACATCTTTACCCACATCATAATATAATTTCATCACTAGCCTACTCAGTCCAAGCATCAGATGTGGACACAGTCATAGTAGATGGCAATATAATAATGGAAAAAAGGGAAATAAAGACATTAGATGTAGAGAAAATAAAATTCATGGCAGAAAAACATGCCAAAGATTTAATGAATAGATAA
- a CDS encoding ECF transporter S component yields the protein MNERNNVKRLVIAGLLLAIGIIVPTIFHSAGLPGQTFLPMHIPVLIGGFLLPPHLALLLGMLTPILNSLITGMPALFPMAVIMIFELGIYGLVASVMYRQLRVPSIISLIVSMIAGRVMVGVVVFVLAAFFSIQLDPMTFIIGGVTTGLPGIIIQLVLIPTLIYSIVKYTTIDLD from the coding sequence ATGAACGAAAGAAATAATGTTAAAAGATTAGTTATAGCGGGGTTATTATTAGCTATTGGAATTATTGTACCAACTATATTTCATTCAGCAGGATTGCCAGGACAAACATTTTTGCCAATGCATATACCTGTTTTAATAGGTGGTTTTCTACTACCGCCTCATCTGGCTTTATTATTAGGTATGCTAACACCAATACTTAATTCTTTAATTACAGGTATGCCAGCTCTATTTCCTATGGCAGTAATAATGATTTTTGAATTAGGTATTTACGGACTTGTGGCATCAGTTATGTATAGACAATTAAGGGTTCCTTCAATAATTTCATTGATTGTTTCTATGATAGCAGGAAGGGTAATGGTAGGTGTAGTTGTATTCGTTTTAGCAGCATTCTTTTCAATACAATTAGACCCTATGACTTTTATTATAGGAGGGGTAACAACTGGATTACCTGGTATAATAATTCAACTGGTTCTGATACCAACTTTGATATATAGTATCGTAAAATATACAACTATAGATTTAGATTAG
- a CDS encoding DUF1893 domain-containing protein gives MKDIEIAKKLLIDENQALVVVKNGEVIYKSVEKGIKPMYILSTEMKSEAKGASLADKVIGRGAALLCGYVEIKEVYTDLISEGGIAALGEYNIPYEMEKSCQYIMNKDKTSYCPIEKLSLDTDDPALLLQSIKEFFASFKK, from the coding sequence TTGAAGGATATTGAAATAGCCAAAAAATTATTAATAGATGAAAATCAGGCCTTAGTTGTAGTAAAAAATGGGGAAGTAATATATAAAAGTGTAGAAAAAGGCATAAAGCCTATGTATATCTTGTCTACAGAAATGAAATCTGAAGCCAAAGGGGCATCACTTGCGGATAAGGTAATAGGTAGAGGGGCTGCTCTTTTATGTGGATATGTTGAAATAAAAGAAGTATATACTGACTTGATTTCTGAAGGTGGTATAGCTGCCCTAGGAGAATATAATATACCATATGAGATGGAGAAATCCTGTCAATATATTATGAATAAAGATAAAACTTCTTATTGTCCAATAGAAAAACTTTCTTTGGATACAGATGACCCAGCATTGCTTCTGCAATCCATAAAGGAGTTTTTTGCATCATTTAAAAAATAG
- a CDS encoding MATE family efflux transporter — MAERYLDENKVIRNKILSMILPITGENVLQMTAGIVLMAMIGRYDAYAVGAIGIATVLYRILWGIFKGIATGTSVLIAQSYGAGNYNKLKSIAEQSFIISIGAAIVFQQLLFWFARPLLTVFNPQAELLANGEIYLKIISWSLPFAAIILLVSGILQGMGNARTPMVAVGLLNIVNIIAGFVLITGKVGIESMGLRGAGYAYNMAYISAASFGLIMLFGRRGILTNIGDKLKLKFKGNEALMILKLGLPTSFETSFWQAASIFLTRAILTYGELAYSAYQLGLQAESISYMPATGFGIAATTFIGQALGSKDREIGKKYLNKLIRYTIVITIFAGGVLIFFPSQIMSLLTKEPEVIRVGAMYLFVMGLTQLPQNISGVLNGALRGAGYAKVPMFNAGIGLWLIRVPFVLTMAFVFKADILWIWVGIGLDMCFRLLFSYIYFKRKDIFEAEILVD, encoded by the coding sequence ATGGCAGAAAGATATTTAGACGAAAACAAGGTTATAAGAAACAAAATATTATCTATGATCCTACCTATCACTGGTGAAAATGTGTTGCAGATGACTGCTGGTATAGTTTTAATGGCTATGATTGGAAGATATGATGCATATGCAGTAGGAGCCATAGGTATTGCTACAGTTCTTTATAGGATATTATGGGGAATATTTAAAGGCATAGCTACTGGTACTTCAGTATTAATAGCACAATCCTATGGAGCAGGTAATTATAATAAATTGAAATCCATAGCGGAACAATCATTTATTATTTCAATTGGAGCTGCCATAGTATTTCAACAACTGCTTTTTTGGTTCGCTAGACCCTTATTGACTGTATTTAATCCTCAAGCAGAATTACTGGCCAATGGGGAAATATATCTTAAAATAATATCCTGGTCTTTGCCATTTGCTGCTATTATATTATTAGTATCAGGTATACTGCAAGGTATGGGCAATGCTAGAACCCCTATGGTTGCTGTAGGATTATTAAACATTGTAAATATTATTGCAGGATTTGTGTTGATAACGGGTAAAGTGGGTATTGAATCCATGGGCTTAAGAGGTGCAGGATATGCCTATAATATGGCTTATATATCTGCTGCTTCATTTGGTTTAATTATGCTATTTGGTAGAAGAGGAATTTTAACCAATATCGGTGATAAGCTTAAGTTGAAGTTCAAAGGCAATGAAGCTTTGATGATACTTAAACTAGGACTTCCTACTTCCTTCGAAACATCATTTTGGCAAGCTGCATCAATATTTCTTACAAGAGCTATCCTTACATATGGAGAATTGGCATATTCGGCATATCAACTAGGTTTGCAAGCAGAATCAATTTCATATATGCCAGCTACTGGATTTGGAATTGCAGCCACAACTTTTATAGGGCAAGCATTAGGTAGCAAAGATAGAGAAATTGGAAAGAAGTATCTCAACAAGCTAATTAGATATACAATTGTTATAACAATATTCGCTGGAGGAGTTTTAATATTTTTTCCTAGTCAAATAATGAGCTTATTAACAAAGGAACCTGAAGTAATTAGAGTAGGAGCTATGTATTTATTTGTTATGGGGTTAACTCAATTGCCTCAAAATATCTCTGGTGTTCTAAATGGAGCCCTTAGAGGTGCAGGATATGCAAAGGTTCCTATGTTTAATGCTGGAATAGGACTTTGGCTCATACGAGTGCCTTTTGTTTTAACAATGGCCTTTGTATTTAAGGCAGATATACTTTGGATATGGGTAGGAATAGGGCTAGATATGTGCTTCAGACTTTTATTCTCCTATATATATTTTAAAAGGAAGGATATCTTTGAGGCTGAAATATTAGTAGATTAA